CCATTTCCATTAAGAAGTTTATGACTTACAACTTCTTGCTTGGTTTAATTGGTGCGATCACACATTATTCTGATCATCGATAACATATCGTTGTTTAAGGTTACAGGCAAAAGGGAGAACGAGATTATATATCAGAAACAACTGATGAGAGGAACATATCCAGACTTGTGATTGAGTTTCCATTTCAACATGCAGCACTCAGAAAATGAAGACCACACTGTCATGGATTCTGGACTTCTGATTCTGTGCCACACATTCAGAGATCCACATCAGGTTCCGTATCTCCTGCTCCCTCAGTCTCATATAAGCAAAGAAGACAGCATAGTGAAACTGCATCATCATTGCAAGAGTCAGTCAGGGCTTGTCATGGAAGTTTGGAGAATGAACATTGTAAACAGAATAAGCATTAAGCATTCTGCATCTGATGTGATTTTTTGCAAGatacagaaagaaagaaagaaaacttaaaTTTTCAATTGATGTTCAGATCCCCATAAAAAGCAAGGAAGGTTGTTAAGGAGAATGCTGTATGGAATGCAGTACTTGCATGCTTCACCACAGGAGTTGAGTTGAGGTTTAAGCAAATAAGATTTCAATAgctactactaaacaagaaactgATATGAGAATGGGCAACAAAAGCAGCATTTTTTTCTTTGTAGCAGAAAGATACCGTGACTAAGCTCCAAGACACCATGGTGGGGCTCTAACGACGACATACCGTTCAGAAATCCTTAGATTTGGGAATCCAATAGGGGAGTTGCTAAGCTAAATGTGTCTACACTAGTGGGAGAGCATGCTATTCATTGCAGGTTGAGAAAAAGTAGGTGGTGCCTATTCAAATCTATGCAGTATAATGTCTTGCTGTGAATAAAAAACCATGGGTTTAGCCAAAAAGTATAGAGGAAACCGACATCCCTTGGTGGTAAGTGAGAAAAAGGAAGTTTTAGGTGAGAATGCAACACACCAGAAGAAAGAGGGCGGAGAAGATTTAAATTGCTAATTATGAATAATAATCATCAGAATTAGGTCATAGTTACAGTTATATTATAGTCagttagcaaaagaaaaaaagaagaagcaaagGTCACATATAAGCTACTTTCATCATCTAGCTCCAGCGTACAGAAGTATCACAGTTAAGTTTCTTCAAGCATGGCCCTGGTCTTTTACAATGCACAAACATCTGTTATCAAATGGAACACATACAGCGACTATTACCAATAACAGCTGCAGGAACTGAATGTATCAACACATCAATGAAATTTGTGATCATTACCTGCTGTTCAAAAGCCAAGCAGAGTCTCTTCACTTCCTCTTCATAAAATGCTTTGTCCAGCATCTGGCTTTCTCCATAAGATATCTTGGCAAAAATTGACTGATATGGTGGATATTTCTCCATCACAGCACGGACCTGAACCACCAATAAGAGTATCAACATGTTGTCAGGACaacaaattacaaacaaaaatTTCTAATTATCCTCTGCAAGATGAGAATCATAACCAAAATCATTGTACCGGtaccatgaaaaaaatattatgtcaTAATAACCTACCAGAACCTTTTGTTTAATTTGGTCTTAGAAATGTGAAGGCATAGAAACAACAATGAAAAAAGAAAACTGAAAAATAAGATAATGGGTCTCTTTTCTCGAACTGTTCTTCAGCCTAATAAAGTACCAAGAGGAATATGGACAAAGAAGAGCTTGAGAGTCAAAGTTCCAACAGTTTGGATTCAGTCGAATGAATCATCTTCCATCATTAAGCTCTACATGGGACAATCTTATTATTAGTAGAACTAGGAGCCATCAAGATTCTTTTAATTTATGTACTAAAGTCTTTTTAGGTTTCCATCTACCTCTCCTAGCATACTAATCTAATCTAAATCTAAACATCCTCATCTTGACAACATCAACTTTTGACTATGTAATTGTCAAACTACCCAACATTCTAGCTCATATAGTAAAACTGAGCATTATAAAATTCTTCCCGAGGGACATGATGATCAAACAATACTGTAGATGCCACTCCAGTTTAGTCaattaaacaatatcatcattaaTTCCTCTTCTCAGTGAAAAATAGATCCAGAATTATGAAAATTCTAGTTTCTGGGATTTCTTGTTGCTCCATTAACTTGAGTTTAACTAAAATTCTAGTTAAATTTTAGACATTTAGTCTTGATCCACTTGGCCTAAACCCCTTTAAAGTCTAAAGGTTGTTTTAAACTCCAGTTTAAAGTTTAATCCAACTTATGGTCGAAACAAAACAATACCATAAGCAAACAAAACACACCATAATAGTTCATCCTGAATATGTCCCACTATAGAAAAGCAGGGGTTTGCAGATGTTCCTTGACGCAGCTCTATAGGAATAGGAAACTCATAATGAACCTATCCGTCATGTCTTTAATCACATCAACGTATTGCTAGGAGCCCATTTCTTATTTCAGGATCACTACCTATAATCAACAAAAGTTGTATGCCAAATTTTCTTCTAGCTACAATTTTTTCATTGATTATCTCAAGAATGAAATAACTCCTAAACTAGCACCCGCTTCAACCATAACCATTTCTAGTTTTCTGTAGACATGGTAGATAAATGGAACAGTCAATTTCTTAAGGACAGACAAGCTACAGGAAAGAAGTGTTCTTTTCGAGTGAAGTAAACTCATGAAAAAACTTGGAAGCATGGAACAACCTTCACAATacaaaagataaaatgctcatgaAGTATGTGGTTCtacttatgtatgtatgtatgctggAAGATATTACACTATCCTACCTGGTCAATATCCTCGCTGATAGCAAGTTCTTCATGACCATAAGGATATCTGTAGAGGAAAAAGCTTACCTATGAGACGAGAGCAAACAGCATTTACAAGCTAAATCTGGTTATACAATAAAAGGATGATAAAACATACAACAAGCCAAAGTTTGAATAAAGCTTCCGACGATCATCTCTAGTCAATTCAGTGCCAATGCTGTAAAGCCATGTCATAGATTagttaagaaaaaaaagatattcttATGCAAGTTTAGTGCTGTGGAATAAAAAAGTTCTCGAAACATCTTCAAAAAATCACTGATCAAATGAAGCTCAAGACAATCACTGAAATGAACAGTATGTTCaacattttaaaaaatcatgAGGTTTTGTTTTGCTCACCTATTTATAGTGATATTGACAGCTCTCCTATCAGCTTCAAAGGCAAGAAGGTCAGACATGATCTCAGCAGTTGCTCCACCTAGTTTCTGTTTCAAAGTGATACTTTACATCAAGAGCAATAAACAACAATGTTTTTCCATTATTGAGGTTATAGTCAATTGATTAAGCAGGAGAAAGGAAAGAAGGCAACTGAgttttttgtatcattttgagTGTCGCGATAAAATAATTCTTctaaatacaaaagaaaaaggtTGTAGTCACTAGTCAATCACAATTGTTTACCTGGCAGAAGTTGTAAAAATCCTCAAGGTATGCTTTGTATAGGGTATTCCTCATAATTTCAATATTCATGTCATCCAAGTCCTAACAAAAATtgtgaatagaaaaaaaaatgacataAGAAACTAGTCTTGGTGCATTAGTTAAACCTTTTCCGGTCATCAAAGTTCTCTGGATATTTTCACCTTACAAGAAAACCAAGGTGGACAAAAGAATAATTCTGATAAAATTAGTACCTCTGAGGTGATACACTCTGAGAAATATGGGGCCAATGGTGTATCAACAAGAACCAATCTGTAAAGCTCACGCATATTCTGGGCAACTGCAAGAGTTGCAATACTGTGGAAGAGGTGTAAAAGGTCACCAACACTAAAATTATGATCATCGTTGGATAGAAACAGAGTGGACATACCTGTCAAACATTCCCAATGGATGACATTTCTCCAAAAGTTCCTGAACATCTCTCTCATGCAATGTGCCAGTGACAATAAGAACAACATTATCAATCATATAGCCGTATCTGTGAGGAACAACAGGTGAGTTATTTTTATATCAAG
The window above is part of the Musa acuminata AAA Group cultivar baxijiao chromosome BXJ2-6, Cavendish_Baxijiao_AAA, whole genome shotgun sequence genome. Proteins encoded here:
- the LOC135615947 gene encoding V-type proton ATPase subunit d2-like, which produces MYGFEALTFNIHGGYLEAIVRGHRSGLLTASDYNNLCQCETLDDIKMHLSATEYGPYLQNEPSPLHTTTVVEKCTLKLVDEYKHMLCQATEPLSTFLEYITYGYMIDNVVLIVTGTLHERDVQELLEKCHPLGMFDSIATLAVAQNMRELYRLVLVDTPLAPYFSECITSEDLDDMNIEIMRNTLYKAYLEDFYNFCQKLGGATAEIMSDLLAFEADRRAVNITINSIGTELTRDDRRKLYSNFGLLYPYGHEELAISEDIDQVRAVMEKYPPYQSIFAKISYGESQMLDKAFYEEEVKRLCLAFEQQFHYAVFFAYMRLREQEIRNLMWISECVAQNQKSRIHDSVVFIF